One segment of Ipomoea triloba cultivar NCNSP0323 chromosome 12, ASM357664v1 DNA contains the following:
- the LOC116000467 gene encoding dirigent protein 21-like has product MAKVVGICGLLFMIFTATSPAAHSVTFGPEAVDQWFKMLPHAEEKVTKLHFYFHDILTSKNPTALKIAESDITNKSATLFGFLAMADDPLTVGPEPNSRIIGRAQGIYGSAAFNEIGLLMTLNFVFTEGEYNGSTLSILGRNPILNEYREMPIVGGSGVFRLARGIATAKTYWFNATSNNAIVEYHVVVLHY; this is encoded by the coding sequence ATGGCAAAGGTAGTTGGCATTTGTGGGTTGCTTTTCATGATATTCACCGCCACCTCCCCGGCGGCGCATAGCGTCACTTTCGGGCCCGAGGCGGTGGACCAGTGGTTCAAAATGCTTCCCCACGCCGAAGAAAAGGTAACTAAACTGCACTTTTATTTTCACGACATTCTCACCAGCAAAAACCCAACTGCTCTGAAAATAGCCGAGTCCGACATTACGAACAAATCCGCTACTTTGTTCGGCTTCCTGGCGATGGCGGACGATCCATTGACGGTGGGCCCAGAGCCCAACTCCAGGATCATCGGCCGCGCCCAAGGGATCTACGGCTCAGCAGCGTTCAACGAGATTGGGCTGCTCATGACACTCAACTTCGTGTTTACGGAAGGGGAATATAACGGCAGCACTCTGAGCATTCTTGGGCGGAACCCTATTTTAAACGAGTATCGCGAGATGCCGATCGTCGGCGGGTCTGGTGTTTTCAGGCTAGCTCGAGGAATCGCCACGGCCAAGACTTATTGGTTTAATGCTACGTCGAATAATGCCATTGTGGAGTATCATGTTGTGGTATTGCATTACTGA